Genomic segment of candidate division KSB1 bacterium:
TGTAAAAGTCCAAAACAAAGGTGTCTTTTTTATGTGGTTTATATGCTCTGTTTAAGCGTGAAAGTGCTTGTACTGCTTGTACACCTAAAATGATAGTAAGTGCTGCTAATCCTAGAACTACATTTCTAATAGTAGTCGTTTCAAGTATAGCTGTTACTTCTTCTATAATATCTTCTGCTATCTCTTGAATTACTTCTGGTGCTGTAAAGCCTAAACCACCGCCTCCACCTCCACCAGGTTCAGGGTGGTCTGCCCGATCCTGACGACGCCTCCCGAACGTATCGACTTGCCCGCCAGCGTCTGGCCCGCCACCTTCGTCCCCCCACGGCTTCCCAGGTCCACCAGAAGCATCTCGTCGTCGCGGACCCTGACCATTGCATGGCTCCGGCTAACGGCGTTGTCCTCGATCACCATATCGTTTTCTGCGCCGCGGCCCAGGCTGTTGTCACCGACCTTGAGCTGATAGCTCTGCCCCTTCTTCGGTCCCGACATCACCGCCAGCCAGGCCATCACCACCTGGGATGGCTGGGCGACGATCGTTTCGCCGGCTGCTCCCCCGGCGGCGGGCGCTCCGGAAGCCGCGGGCTCTCCGCTGGGGGCGGTCTCTGATTCCATGAACACCATTTCAGTCTCTCCCAGCCGCAGGACCGAGCCCGAAGACAGCATTGTTCGGGTGGACTGCATGCCTTCGACCAGTGTGCCGCTGGCGCTTTCATTGTCCTCCATGAAGAAATTCCCGTCATGGAAGGAAATGCTGGCATGTCTGCGGCTTACAGTAGCGTCGTCCAGCACGATGTCGTTATCCGCCCCTCTACCCAGAGATGTGCCGCTCGGGTCCAGAGGTATGGTCTGGCCCGCCATGGCGCCGGTGTTGAAGTGGACCCACGCCGTGGACGATGGAGCGCTGGCCGGCTGGTCCGGCAATGGCGTGACATCCGGCCCCACC
This window contains:
- a CDS encoding FHA domain-containing protein, with protein sequence MTDIYPNGGFLGFWYDSWLVLVGFAAAVVLAILVVTAREWSGLNLVLTILVVLGVLGTLTLTLIRIGLDIRVDSYDAVGGISVAGTVLAVVAWAVFVLKRRYEDRPAIAAAAGAAEAPSVTPVPELAAEPVADDPASATATLMVGPDVTPLPDQPASAPSSTAWVHFNTGAMAGQTIPLDPSGTSLGRGADNDIVLDDATVSRRHASISFHDGNFFMEDNESASGTLVEGMQSTRTMLSSGSVLRLGETEMVFMESETAPSGEPAASGAPAAGGAAGETIVAQPSQVVMAWLAVMSGPKKGQSYQLKVGDNSLGRGAENDMVIEDNAVSRSHAMVRVRDDEMLLVDLGSRGGTKVAGQTLAGKSIRSGGVVRIGQTTLNLVEVEAVV